A genomic window from Fusarium oxysporum Fo47 chromosome VIII, complete sequence includes:
- a CDS encoding concanavalin A-like lectin/glucanase domain-containing protein, with amino-acid sequence MIFTLTHLLVTARLVSGACECGYSIKSPQGDSPIVFTDRLETKFSQLHKISEGHDWVAQNFTVSAADGRGNFSKAFLPTNVNTRGTKSGDDSGLELRYFNDTQEIDIEFLSQEFDHDNGIYPINLVVQSKESLEAGYDASKTGSFKRVRLDFDPTDAFHEYRFDYLPGQVLFYADGKLLARMKGGDMPSSGGHLILQHWSNGNPLWSGGPPKEDATVTVSFVKAYFNSSNSERQSQLVQQCHKSSEETSGCAVYDSDNDEIDNAAASTRRVAQGNFICVLIVGLIMPFLQLSHVFLVV; translated from the exons atgatcttcactCTTACACATCTTCTTGTGACTGCCCGTCTGGTTTCTGGAGCATGCGAATGCGGTTACTCGATCAAAAGTCCCCAAGGCGATAGCCCAATAGTGTTCACTGATCGGCTGGAGACCAAGTTCAGCCAGCTACACAAGATCTCTGAAGGGCACGATTGGGTAGCTCAAAACTTTACAGTATCGGCAGCAGATGGTAGGGGCAACTTCAGCAAAGCATTCCTGCCCACCAATGTCAACACTCGTGGAACAAAGTCTGGGGATGATTCTGGGCTTGAGCTACGT TATTTTAACGATACCCAGGAGATTGATATCGAATTCCTTTCTCAAGAGTTTGATCACGATAATGGTATATACCCTATCAATCTGGTTGTTCAGTCCAAGGAATCCTTGGAGGCTGGCTATGATGCCAGCAAAACTGGCAGTTTCAAACGAGTCAGGCTAGATTTCGACCCGACAGATGCCTTTCACGAGTATCGCTTTGACTATCTTCCAGGACAGGTCCTATTCTACGCTGACGGCAAACTACTCGCCCGCATGAAAGGAGGCGACATGCCTTCTTCTGGAGGCCATTTGATTCTTCAGCATTGGAGTAACGGCAATCCGTTATGGTCAGGGGGGCCTCCAAAAGAGGATGCCACAGTCACTGTCAGTTTTGTCAAAGCTTActtcaactcatcaaacAGTGAGCGCCAGTCGCAACTGGTGCAACAATGTCACAAATCATCAGAGGAAACTTCCGGGTGTGCGGTATATGATTCGGATAATGATGAAATCGATAATGCAGCTGCTAGCACAAGGAGAGTCGCGCAAGGAAACTTTATCTGCGTCTTGATTGTTGGCCTGATAATGCCCTTTCTGCAGTTGAGCCATGTTTTCTTAGTAGTGTGA
- a CDS encoding uncharacterized protein (expressed protein), producing the protein MTAMAGQLAGPRWLVSPSTSPVLYAMAPLLFSPYNIFAYFFLPLYRQFSTLGSVLVRFAWYGIALLRLLFDSSPIYFSLIFCRIVQFGFQIPCSIYRLFLLRPHDGNNMIWHVLGTRFWAHDAASHTVKRRLAHTRV; encoded by the coding sequence ATGACTGCGATGGCAGGACAGTTGGCAGGTCCAAGATGGCTGGTGTCGCCTTCTACTTCCCCTGTTCTATATGCTATGGCACCTTTATTGTTTTCgccttataatatttttgCGTATTTCTTTTTGCCGCTTTACAGGCAGTTTTCAACGCTCGGTTCCGTCTTGGTCCGCTTCGCATGGTATGGCATTGCTCTGCTTCGCCTCTTGTTCGATTCTTCTCCTATTTACTTTTCACTTATTTTTTGTCGAATTGTTCAGTTTGGTTTTCAGATACCTTGTTCGATATACAGATTGTTTCTTTTGCGGCCACATGACGGCAATAACATGATCTGGCATGTCCTGGGAACCCGTTTTTGGGCCCACGACGCAGCGTCGCATACCGTCAAGAGGAGGCTGGCCCATACTCGTGTATAG
- a CDS encoding ras guanine nucleotide exchange factor domain-containing protein: MLKIQTAAVPPSIHSSRTIHDPSGDSPSASVRITSAASVQASDQQSSTTRADPAWGLMNGIVGTAPMGAMYVRALYDYEADDRTSLSFHEGDVIQVITQLESGWWDGVINGVRGWFPSNYCQLITSPDDIPDGAHNGTFDAVEDDAEDPEMYDDQYDQDDDSEQDGPIALPLEGTDGGDSSRADFWIPQATPDGRLFYYNMMTGDRSMELPLESPVSSNETGPRDRMNVNIPDKTRPPPEMMARGLTQDEDDEYLTSASEAEGDSSRLASRRSKHTNRASFGALSPSTSMDSINGASPVGRLRNGASSNGHLAAGQVPNIASATSFTSTTYNLPTTATVPRSFFDDGSTPSLSWTLLVSNMRRAIDRYREAIMNNNRSEYVAKAEDISDHLRLLLAAGSGTTDNHSGQPSIISTNKALYPHFRDMMSKFSKLVISSHIAAADWPNAESIQKCLQEADGVLMGVYSYVEVARQQRGEEIPRLFPGFVIGSNTGGSWQNNGLGPRDEITANFLEDEEGVVEPTAILDNKMLERLDEQKRILVSSIRELDKSLVVLEKIVTPYRHEVIGNNVCFAGGRVLDTFRQWIAMIESIDLSSLGNSFQTPQLADLGTHKQSLYDNISDLILGCQAVAGPLADEWSEVRGEALENRLEYVRQCARALETNSSHIGFSLQLLSEQVQINMQQHQAEVRPRENSFVRSTLQRGETMPYDRPHQRTESRTAPVRPPLITSQSFTEGEPAPGNMRRGDYSKVKKIFGEDPSPQVPVTEDTPEFLLLDYEHEVSWDSKTSPPTVKGGSLLALVEQLTRHDKLDSNFNNTFLLTYRSFTTARELFEMLIKRFNIQPPEGLSQADFEIWRDRKQKLIRFRVVNILKNWFDNFWMEDYNDESKQLVRDVYSFAKDTVKSTETPGSAPLMAVLDQRLSGKEAGARRMIQTVNQNTPTPIMPKNMKKLKFLDIDVVEFARQLTIVESRLYGKVKATECLNKTWQKKVPEGEPDLAPNVKALILHSNQMTNWVAEMILAQMEVKKRVVVIKHFVSVADRCRSLNNFSTLTSIISALGTAPIARLKRTWDQVPQRTHATLESMRRVMASTKNFGEYREALHAANPPCIPFFGVYLTDLTFIEDGIPSIIKKTNLINFAKRAKTAEVIRDIQQYQNVGYSLQPVPELQDYILNNMQAAGDVHEMYDKSLQVEPREREDEKIVRYVALRNTPASYGAVPSFF; encoded by the exons ATGCTCAAGATACAGACCGCCGCCGTGCCGCCAAGTATCCACTCTTCGCGCACTATCCACGACCCCTCCGGCGACTCACCGTCCGCTTCCGTGCGCATCACGTCTGCTGCCTCCGTTCAAGCTTCCGACCAACAATCCTCGACAACTCGGGCTGATCCCGCCTGGGGCCTCATGAACGGCATCGTCGGTACCGCCCCAATGGGGGCCATGTATGTCCGCGCCCTCTACGACTACGAGGCCGACGATCGCACTAGTCTCAGTTTCCACGAAGGAGATGTAATTCAAGTCATCACCCAGCTCGAGAGCGGCTGGTGGGATGGCGTTATAAATGGTGTTCGAGGCTGGTTCCCTAGCAACTACTGTCAGCTTATCACGAGTCCCGACGATATACCTGACGGCGCCCACAATGGAACCTTTGACGCTGTCGAGGATGATGCCGAAGATCCTGAGATGTACGACGACCAATATGACCAAGACGACGACTCCGAACAAGACGGCCCTATCGCGTTGCCCCTCGAGGGGACCGACGGAGGAGATAGTTCGAGGGCCGATTTTTGGATTCCACAAGCTACCCCCGACGGGCGCTTGTTCTATTACAATATGATGACAGGAGACCGCAGCATGGAACTGCCCCTGGAGTCTCCCGTATCTTCAAACGAGACTGGTCCACGAGATCGAATGAATGTCAATATCCCCGACAAGACCAGGCCACCTCCTGAGATGATGGCCCGTGGTTTGACTCAagatgaggacgacgagTATCTGACGTCCGCATCCGAGGCCGAGGGCGACTCATCTAGACTGGCCTCACGTCGTTCCAAG CATACTAACCGTGCCTCTTTCGGTGCCTTATCCCCATCAACTTCCATGGACTCCATCAATGGCGCATCACCTGTTGGCCGTCTGCGAAATGGCGCCTCGTCCAATGGCCACCTTGCTGCAGGACAGGTCCCTAATATAGCATCCGCGACCTCTTTTACTAGCACCACCTATAACTTACCGACCACCGCTACAGTTCCTCGGTCGTTTTTCGACGACGGCTCTACGCCTTCACTTAGCTGGACTCTTCTTGTCTCTAACATGCGACGTGCTATTGATCGGTATCGGGAAGCCATCATGAACAATAACCGCTCAGAATACGTAGCAAAAGCCGAAGACATATCTGACCATCTACGACTGCTACTTGCCGCTGGGTCAGGGACTACCGATAACCACTCTGGTCAGCCATCTATTATTTCAACGAACAAGGCTCTCTATCCTCACTTCCGAGACATGATGTCCAAATTCTCCAAGCTCGTAATCTCTTCTCATATAGCAGCTGCAGACTGGCCCAATGCCGAATCTATCCAGAAATGCCTCCAGGAAGCTGACGGAGTTCTCATGGGCGTATACAGCTATGTGGAAGTGGCTCGACAACAACGAGGCGAGGAGATTCCTCGACTCTTCCCAGGCTTTGTGATTGGTAGTAATACAGGTGGAAGTTGGCAAAACAACGGCTTGGGCCCTCGAGATGAAATCACAGCCAACTTCctcgaagatgaagagggcgTTGTAGAGCCAACTGCAATTCTCGACAACAAGATGCTTGAGCGACTGGACGAACAGAAGCGTATTTTGGTATCCAGCATCCGAGAGCTCGACAAGAGCCTGGTCGTCCTAGAGAAAATCGTTACACCCTACAGGCATGAAGTTATCGGAAACAATGTTTGTTTTGCCGGTGGTAGGGTACTCGACACATTCAGACAATGGATTGCCATGATCGAATCGATCGATTTGTCTTCCCTTGGCAACAGCTTCCAGACGCCTCAGTTAGCTGACCTCGGAACACACAAGCAGAGCCTTTACGACAATATCTCTGATCTTATTCTTGGATGTCAAGCTGTCGCCGGACCCTTGGCTGATGAATGGTCCGAAGTCCGTGGTGAAGCACTGGAAAACCGTCTGGAATATGTCAGACAATGTGCCAGAGCCCTGGAAACTAACTCTTCACATATCGGATTCTCACTTCAACTATTGTCTGAACAGGTTCAAATCAACATGCAACAACATCAGGCTGAAGTACGACCTCGGGAGAATTCTTTTGTTCGAAGCACCCTGCAACGAGGCGAGACAATGCCTTATGACCGACCACACCAGCGAACAGAATCAAGGACTGCTCCTGTACGACCGCCACTTATCACATCACAATCTTTCACCGAAGGCGAGCCTGCTCCTGGCAATATGCGCAGAGGCGATTattccaaggtcaagaagatatTTGGCGAAGATCCTTCGCCTCAAGTTCCAGTGACCGAAGATACACCAGAATTCTTACTCCTAGATTATGAACATGAAGTCTCCTGGGACAGCAAGACCTCACCACCTACTGTTAAGGGAGGATCtctccttgcccttgttgaACAATTAACTCGTCACGACAAGCTCGATTCGAACTTCAACAATACCTTCCTTCTCACTTACCGATCATTCACAACAGCTCGGGAACTTTTCGAGATGCTTATCAAACGATTCAACATCCAACCGCCAGAAGGTCTGTCACAGGCGGATTTCGAGATTTGGAGGGACCGAAAGCAAAAGCTTATTCGCTTCCGTGTTGTTAACATTCTAAAGAATTGGTTCGATAATTTCTGGATGGAGGATTACAACGACGAGTCAAAACAACTTGTTCGTGATGTCTACAGTTTCGCTAAAGACACAGTCAAATCTACAGAAACTCCTGGTTCAGCACCCTTAATGGCGGTCCTTGATCAGAGGCTCAGTGGAAAGGAGGCTGGCGCTCGCAGGATGATTCAAACAGTGAACCAGAACACGCCAACGCCGATCATGCCCAAgaacatgaagaagctcaagttcTTGGATATTGACGTCGTTGAGTTTGCCCGCCAGCTCACCATTGTCGAATCCCGCTTGTACGGCAAGGTTAAGGCGACAGAATGTCTGAACAAGACGTGGCAGAAGAAGGTCCCTGAGGGCGAGCCTGATTTGGCCCCCAACGTTAAAGCGCTTATCCTCCACTCTAACCAGATGACCAACTGGGTCGCTGAGATGATTCTGGCGCAAATGGAAGTCAAGAAGCGAGTGGTTGTTATCAAGCACTTCGTTTCTGTTGCTGAC CGTTGCCGCTCCCTGAACAACTTCTCAACACTAACATCGATTATTTCCGCATTGGGCACTGCACCCATCGCTCGTCTTAAGCGAACATGGGACCAGGTACCCCAACGTACACACGCTACATTAGAATCGATGCGGCGGGTGATGGCAAGCACCAAGAACTTCGGAGAGTACCGAGAGGCTCTTCATGCAGCCAACCCCCCTTGTATCCCTTTCTTCG GTGTCTATTTAACTGATCTGACATTCATTGAGGATGGCATTCCgtccatcatcaagaagactAACCTCATTAACTTTGCTAAACGTGCCAAAACTGCTGAGGTCATTCGCGATATTCAGCAGTATCAGAACGTGGGGTACTCACTGCAACCAGTGCCTGAGCTGCAAGATTACATCTTGAACAACATGCAGGCCGCTGGGGATGTTCACGAGATGTATGACAAGAGTTTGCAAGTTGAGCCTCGTGAGCgagaggatgagaagattgTGAGGTATGTTGCATTGCGGAATACGCCCGCATCGTATGGAGCGGTGCCATCTTTCTTCTAA
- a CDS encoding SCA7, zinc-binding domain-containing protein produces MGTDARKGDDGTIKVASKNKNGKIKLKKPAPKHSKPGNWMDGSVIEGNNKKKNGASPVGAPSPGPVVNELDETSRETFATGRPLEDSPDLQQCKHCKKSVLKTAAKAHIAQCLRLKKEKAQRKKEAREARERAKEAARQEEQRKEDEENGVERGDDDSDDDGISAEKKATGSKTAKKAAGKKPEDDKKGKKRKADGDPDKGPKNKKKKDEPKAKVPKPKGPVDVERQCGVLLPNGQPCARSLTCKSHSMGAKRAVAGRSLPYDMLLAAYQKKNQAKQQKAALDANAPIEDEDEANNGPVDSDEETTAVMGALSQWRPQPLIPQPTFTPIKRQYQLARLHEQLQMATNGGRTNIFSVTGFGAQKLPEGHPGLQPASEDAPGEIDITAGFNNAGRTTATFTPQRQPSVSSRA; encoded by the exons ATGGGGACGGATGCCCGAAAAG GCGATGACGGCACGATCAAAGTCGCatccaagaacaagaacggAAAGATCAAGCTGAAGAAACCAGCGCCAAAACACAGCAAACCTGGAAACTGGATGGATGGTAGTGTAATTGAGGGTAACA acaagaagaagaacggcgCCTCACCTGTGGGTGCGCCCTCACCAGGTCCTGTTGTAAACGAACTCGACGAAACTTCCCGCGAAACCTTTGCGACAGGACGACCCCTCGAAGACAGCCCCGACCTGCAACAATGCAAGCACTGTAAGAAGAGCGTTTTGAAAACGGCCGCCAAGGCGCATATTGCGCAATGCCTGCGGttaaagaaagagaaggctcaaagaaagaaagaagctcGCGAAGCAAGAGAAAGGGCAAAAGAGgcagcaagacaagaagagcaacggaaagaggacgaagagaaTGGGGTTGAGCGGGGCGACGATGACAGTGACGACGACGGAATCTCAGCTGAAAAGAAAGCGACTGGAAGCAAGACTGCCAAAAAGGCCGCGGGTAAGAAACCCGAAGACGAtaagaaggggaagaagcgcaaggccgATGGTGATCCAGACAAGGGACccaagaataagaagaagaaggatgagcCGAAAGCCAAGGTCCCCAAGCCAAAAG GACCTGTGGACGTGGAGCGGCAGTGTGGTGTCTTGTTGCCGAATGGACAGCCATGCGCAAGATCATTGACATGTAAGAGCCATAGTATGGGAGCGAAGCGCGCAGTCGCAGGAAGATCTTTGCCATACGATATGCTTCTTGCCGCgtaccagaagaagaatcAAGCGAAGCAGCAGA AGGCAGCGCTTGATGCCAACGCGCCGAtagaagatgaagacgaagccaatAACGGGCCTGTCGACTCCGACGAAGAAACAACGGCCGTGATGGGTGCTCTATCACAATGGCGCCCTCAACCTCTAATACCACAACCCACCTTCACTCCCATAAAACGACAATACCAGCTCGCAAGATTACACGAACAGCTTCAAATGGCCACCAATGGTGGAAGGACAAATATCTTTTCAGTCACTGGTTTTGGAGCACAGAAGCTTCCCGAGGGCCATCCTGGGCTACAACCCGCTTCAGAAGATGCTCCAGGAGAGATAGACATTACTGCGGGTTTTAATAATGCTGGGCGGACGACAGCAACATTCACACCTCAAAGACAACCATCAGTTTCAAGCAGAGCATAG